One segment of Comamonas thiooxydans DNA contains the following:
- the metW gene encoding methionine biosynthesis protein MetW produces the protein MTELTTMKAIAQLVPEGARVLDLGCGDGALLEHLVRERGCTGYGVELDDANVLACTRRGVNVLQLNLEDGLAIFGDNSFDVVLQIDTLQHLRNAEVMLQETARIGKQGVVAFPNFAHWQNRFSVLRGRMPVTRRLPYQWYDTPNIRVGTYKDFEVLATKNRLRIRDSFGLQNGQVVRSLPNLLATTAVFHFEHA, from the coding sequence ATGACCGAGTTGACCACCATGAAAGCCATTGCCCAGTTGGTGCCCGAAGGCGCACGCGTGCTGGACCTGGGTTGTGGCGACGGCGCGTTGCTCGAGCATCTGGTGCGCGAGCGCGGCTGTACGGGCTATGGCGTGGAGCTGGACGACGCCAATGTGCTGGCCTGTACGCGCCGCGGCGTGAACGTGCTGCAGCTCAATCTGGAGGATGGCCTGGCCATCTTCGGCGACAACAGCTTCGATGTGGTGCTGCAGATCGACACCTTGCAGCATTTGCGCAATGCCGAAGTGATGCTGCAGGAGACGGCCCGCATCGGCAAGCAAGGCGTGGTTGCCTTTCCCAACTTTGCACATTGGCAAAATCGCTTTTCCGTGCTGCGCGGGCGCATGCCGGTCACGCGTCGCCTGCCCTATCAGTGGTATGACACGCCGAATATCCGGGTGGGCACCTACAAGGACTTCGAGGTGCTGGCCACCAAGAACCGCCTGCGCATTCGCGACTCCTTCGGTCTGCAAAACGGGCAGGTGGTGAGGAGCCTGCCCAATCTGTTGGCGACAACGGCGGTGTTTCACTTCGAACATGCCTGA
- a CDS encoding homoserine O-acetyltransferase: MSFIATPQFMHFDEPLPLQSGGSIADYDLAFETYGQLNADKSNAIVVCHALNASHHVAGSYEGQPKSEGWWDNMIGPGKPVDTDKFFVIGINNLGSCFGSTGPMHTNSATGKPYGADFPVVTVEDWVDAQARLLDRLGIERLAAVLGGSLGGMQALSWTLRHPERMRHAVVVASAPNLNAENIAFNEVARRAIVTDPDFNGGHFYEHGVVPARGLRIARMIGHITYLSDDVMNQKFGRSLRASALPAEGTDLARGGPASDRRDYLYSTQDVEFQIESYLRYQGEKFSGYFDANTYLLITRALDYFDPARSHDGDLTRALAVAKARFLLVSFTTDWRFAPARSREIVKSLLENNRDVSYAEIDAPHGHDAFLLDDPRYMGVMRSYFEGIAKELNTAERVGEAA, translated from the coding sequence ATGTCCTTCATCGCGACACCTCAGTTCATGCATTTTGATGAGCCGCTGCCCTTGCAGAGCGGTGGTTCCATCGCCGATTACGATCTTGCCTTCGAGACCTATGGCCAGCTCAATGCCGACAAGAGCAACGCCATCGTGGTCTGTCATGCGCTCAATGCCTCCCATCATGTAGCCGGCAGCTACGAGGGCCAGCCCAAGAGCGAAGGCTGGTGGGACAACATGATCGGCCCGGGCAAGCCCGTCGATACCGACAAGTTCTTTGTCATCGGCATCAACAATCTGGGCTCCTGCTTCGGCTCTACCGGCCCCATGCACACCAACTCGGCCACGGGCAAGCCCTATGGAGCGGATTTTCCCGTGGTGACGGTGGAGGACTGGGTGGATGCGCAGGCGCGTCTGCTGGACCGCCTGGGCATCGAGAGGCTCGCCGCCGTGCTGGGCGGCAGCCTGGGCGGCATGCAGGCCCTGTCCTGGACGCTGCGCCATCCCGAGCGCATGCGCCATGCCGTGGTGGTGGCCAGCGCGCCGAATCTGAACGCCGAGAACATCGCTTTCAACGAGGTGGCACGTCGTGCCATCGTCACCGACCCGGATTTCAACGGCGGCCATTTCTACGAGCATGGCGTGGTGCCCGCGCGCGGTCTGCGCATCGCGCGCATGATAGGCCACATCACCTATCTGAGCGATGACGTGATGAACCAGAAGTTCGGCCGCAGCCTCAGGGCCTCGGCGCTCCCCGCTGAGGGGACTGACCTGGCTCGGGGCGGCCCGGCGTCGGATCGGCGCGATTACCTGTACAGCACCCAGGATGTGGAGTTCCAGATCGAGAGCTATCTGCGCTACCAGGGCGAGAAGTTCAGCGGCTACTTTGACGCAAACACCTATCTGCTCATCACGCGCGCACTGGACTATTTCGATCCGGCGCGCTCCCATGACGGCGATCTGACCCGGGCGCTGGCCGTGGCCAAGGCCCGGTTCCTGCTGGTGAGCTTCACGACGGACTGGCGCTTTGCCCCGGCGCGCAGCCGAGAGATCGTCAAGTCACTGCTGGAGAACAACCGCGACGTCAGCTATGCCGAGATCGACGCCCCCCATGGTCATGATGCGTTTTTGCTTGATGACCCACGCTATATGGGCGTGATGCGCTCCTATTTTGAAGGCATTGCCAAAGAACTGAACACCGCCGAACGCGTAGGAGAAGCCGCATGA
- a CDS encoding TMEM165/GDT1 family protein produces MEAFLISTSIVALAEMGDKTQLLSLVLAAKFRKPLPIVAGIFVATLVNHALAGAVGNWITTMLGPDVLRWILGVSFILMAGWMLIPDKLDDDDTGNGAGRWGVFGTTLMLFFLAEMGDKTQLATVGLAAKYPLSYYWVVAGTTLGMMLANAPVVWFGEKITKKLPIKTIHRVCAVIFLVLGVAALLTKV; encoded by the coding sequence ATGGAAGCCTTTCTCATATCTACCTCCATCGTCGCCCTGGCCGAGATGGGGGACAAGACCCAACTGCTGTCATTGGTACTGGCAGCCAAGTTCCGCAAACCACTGCCCATCGTGGCCGGCATTTTTGTCGCGACGCTGGTCAACCATGCTCTGGCCGGCGCCGTGGGCAACTGGATCACCACGATGCTGGGTCCCGACGTGCTGCGCTGGATCCTGGGGGTTTCATTCATCCTCATGGCGGGCTGGATGCTGATTCCCGACAAGTTAGACGATGACGACACCGGCAATGGCGCCGGGCGTTGGGGTGTCTTCGGTACGACGCTGATGCTGTTCTTCCTAGCCGAGATGGGGGACAAGACCCAACTGGCCACGGTGGGCCTAGCCGCCAAGTACCCTCTGTCGTATTACTGGGTGGTGGCTGGAACCACGCTGGGCATGATGCTGGCCAATGCACCGGTGGTGTGGTTTGGCGAGAAGATCACCAAGAAGCTACCGATCAAGACGATTCACCGTGTGTGCGCCGTGATCTTCCTGGTGCTGGGTGTGGCGGCGCTCCTGACCAAAGTGTGA
- a CDS encoding RNA-binding protein has translation MGNKLYVGNLPYSFRDQDLQDSFSEFGTVNSAKVMMERDTGRSKGFGFVEMGSDAEAQAAIQGLHGQNRGGRDLVVNEARPMEPRPPRSGGFGGGFGGGREGGGGFGGGRGDGGFGGGRGDGGYGRRNSY, from the coding sequence ATGGGCAACAAGCTTTACGTAGGCAATCTGCCTTACTCTTTCCGCGACCAAGATCTGCAAGACAGCTTCAGCGAGTTCGGCACTGTGAACAGCGCCAAGGTGATGATGGAGCGCGACACCGGCCGTTCCAAGGGCTTTGGTTTTGTGGAAATGGGCAGCGATGCCGAGGCGCAAGCCGCTATCCAGGGCCTGCACGGCCAAAACCGTGGCGGCCGTGACCTGGTCGTGAACGAAGCACGTCCCATGGAACCCCGTCCTCCCCGTTCCGGCGGCTTTGGCGGCGGTTTCGGTGGCGGCCGTGAAGGCGGTGGCGGTTTCGGCGGTGGCCGTGGTGACGGCGGCTTCGGCGGCGGCCGTGGCGATGGCGGCTACGGCCGTCGCAATAGCTACTAA
- a CDS encoding RNA-binding protein, whose translation MGNKLYVGNLPYGVRDNDLEQAFGQFGAVASARVMMERDTGRSKGFGFVEMASEAEAQAAIQGMNGQPLGGRSLVVNEARPMEPRPPRSGGFGGGFRGEGGFGGGNRDGGYGGGRSEGGGYGRGDGGGYGGGGRGEGGFRSPYGSGPRHGGRGGYGGGNNHGE comes from the coding sequence ATGGGCAATAAGCTGTATGTCGGCAACCTTCCTTATGGTGTGCGCGACAACGATCTGGAGCAGGCGTTCGGCCAGTTTGGCGCCGTCGCAAGTGCGCGCGTCATGATGGAACGAGACACCGGCCGCTCCAAAGGCTTTGGTTTTGTGGAAATGGCCAGTGAAGCGGAAGCACAGGCTGCCATTCAGGGTATGAATGGCCAACCCCTGGGTGGTCGCAGCCTCGTCGTGAATGAAGCGCGCCCCATGGAACCCCGTCCTCCTCGATCCGGCGGTTTTGGCGGCGGCTTCCGCGGTGAAGGCGGTTTTGGCGGTGGTAATCGCGATGGTGGTTATGGTGGCGGCCGTAGTGAAGGCGGTGGCTATGGCCGCGGCGACGGCGGTGGCTATGGTGGTGGTGGTCGCGGCGAAGGCGGCTTCCGCAGCCCCTATGGCTCAGGCCCACGCCACGGTGGTCGCGGCGGCTACGGTGGTGGTAATAACCACGGCGAATGA
- a CDS encoding SDR family oxidoreductase — translation MTGHGAGLVYITGASSGIGQALAWYYYQRGWSIALVARRTVLMEQWARSRHMDASRYAVYGADVTDIDSICGAAKACLERQGLPDVVIANAGVSWGVDTSLREDLEVMQQVLASNTMGLAASFQPFITPMVRRGSGRLVGICSVAGIRGLPGHAAYSASKAAAIAYCESLRVELQKSGVSVTSLLPGYVDTPLTKNNPYSMPFLLSPEEFARRAFRVIERKARYAIIPWQMRIVGSVMRVLPAYLWDRLTLGKTRKPRHLKKD, via the coding sequence ATGACAGGGCATGGTGCCGGACTCGTCTATATCACCGGTGCTTCCAGCGGCATAGGGCAGGCCCTGGCCTGGTACTACTATCAGCGTGGCTGGTCGATCGCATTGGTGGCCAGACGCACCGTCCTCATGGAGCAATGGGCGCGGTCCAGGCACATGGATGCATCCCGCTACGCTGTCTATGGCGCGGATGTCACGGACATCGACAGCATCTGCGGTGCTGCGAAGGCCTGTCTTGAGCGCCAGGGTCTGCCCGATGTCGTTATCGCCAACGCGGGGGTCAGCTGGGGCGTGGATACCTCCTTGCGCGAGGATCTTGAGGTCATGCAGCAGGTGCTGGCCAGCAACACCATGGGGCTGGCGGCAAGCTTTCAGCCGTTTATTACGCCCATGGTGCGACGCGGTTCCGGGCGTCTGGTAGGTATTTGCAGTGTGGCTGGTATTCGCGGCTTGCCCGGCCATGCCGCATATTCGGCCAGTAAAGCGGCAGCCATTGCTTATTGTGAGAGTCTGCGTGTTGAGTTGCAGAAATCCGGAGTCTCTGTGACCAGTTTATTGCCTGGCTATGTGGACACTCCGTTGACGAAAAATAATCCGTATTCCATGCCTTTTCTGCTCTCGCCCGAGGAGTTCGCAAGGCGTGCCTTTCGGGTTATCGAGCGCAAAGCCAGATATGCGATTATTCCCTGGCAGATGAGGATTGTCGGCAGCGTAATGCGGGTGTTGCCCGCTTATCTGTGGGATAGATTGACTCTGGGGAAAACCAGAAAGCCCAGGCATCTAAAAAAGGATTGA
- the lptC gene encoding LPS export ABC transporter periplasmic protein LptC, translating into MSGQWRRVGDKASMYLPVLIMGLLALGTWWLVRNAPKPIVSGTEKAVRHDPDYFLKDFVIKNFEASGRLKNRLNGATGEHFPDTDTLEVYDARMLSFTPDGRKTVGSSNRALSNGDGSEIQMFGQAVIQREPVPATATQKALPAMRLESEFLQIWPNDERVSTNKPVVMTRGNDRFTGDSMQYAHLDQILQMQGRVKGVILPSQKP; encoded by the coding sequence ATGAGCGGGCAATGGCGCCGTGTGGGCGACAAGGCCTCGATGTACCTCCCGGTGCTCATCATGGGCCTGCTGGCGCTGGGCACCTGGTGGCTGGTGCGCAATGCTCCCAAGCCGATTGTCAGTGGCACGGAGAAGGCCGTGCGGCACGATCCGGACTATTTCCTCAAAGACTTCGTCATCAAGAATTTCGAAGCATCGGGCCGCCTCAAAAATCGCCTGAATGGCGCGACAGGTGAGCACTTTCCCGATACCGATACGCTGGAAGTCTACGATGCACGCATGCTGAGCTTCACGCCTGATGGACGCAAGACCGTGGGCAGCTCCAACCGTGCATTGAGCAATGGCGACGGCTCGGAAATCCAGATGTTCGGCCAGGCCGTCATTCAGCGCGAGCCGGTGCCTGCAACTGCAACCCAGAAGGCCTTGCCTGCCATGCGGCTGGAGAGCGAGTTCCTGCAAATCTGGCCCAATGACGAGCGCGTCAGCACCAACAAACCTGTGGTCATGACCCGTGGCAATGACAGATTCACGGGTGACAGCATGCAGTACGCGCACCTTGATCAGATTCTGCAGATGCAGGGGCGGGTCAAGGGTGTCATCCTGCCCAGCCAGAAGCCGTAA
- a CDS encoding HAD family hydrolase — translation MNRPALTPRQQWDPQLLLKAQGIRVVFFDVDGVLTDGGLYFSGEGEVLKRFHTLDGHGLKMLQKAGITPAVVTGRDSAPLRLRLKQLGIEHARFGTEDKVPAAESILAELGLQWQQAAAMGDDWPDLPVMRRSHFSCAPANAHDEASHVADWVSGKNGGEGAVRQFCDLLLAANGVYAALLSGYGS, via the coding sequence ATGAACCGACCTGCTCTGACACCCCGCCAGCAATGGGACCCGCAGCTGTTGCTCAAGGCCCAGGGAATTCGCGTGGTCTTCTTCGATGTGGATGGCGTCCTGACCGACGGCGGCCTTTACTTCTCGGGTGAGGGTGAGGTCCTCAAGCGCTTCCATACGCTGGATGGTCATGGCCTGAAAATGTTGCAAAAGGCTGGCATCACGCCAGCCGTGGTGACGGGGCGAGACTCCGCGCCGCTGCGTTTGCGCTTGAAGCAACTGGGCATTGAACATGCGCGCTTTGGCACGGAAGACAAAGTGCCGGCTGCCGAGTCCATCTTGGCTGAACTGGGTCTGCAATGGCAGCAGGCCGCCGCCATGGGGGACGACTGGCCCGATCTTCCCGTCATGCGTCGCAGCCACTTTTCCTGCGCACCCGCCAATGCCCATGACGAGGCATCCCATGTGGCGGACTGGGTCAGTGGCAAGAATGGCGGAGAGGGGGCGGTGCGGCAGTTCTGCGATCTGCTGCTGGCCGCCAATGGTGTTTATGCGGCGCTGCTTTCGGGGTATGGCTCATGA